GCCCGAAATCACTCGTAAAACCTTGAATACCCATTGTGAGATCAATTTTAAACTTGTAGGTATAATCAGCCAGAAATATGCCTGCTTATAATCAAATTCAACAATTTGGTATTGTTTCTGGGTAACAAAGTAGTCTACTCAACAATCATTTGGGAAATTCCtgtatatcaataaaatacatacttttgAACATTTTTAGTAGGTCTAAAATCTGCGTTTGTTTATCGACTCTTAATGGTGACAGTAAATGTTGCCACaccaaaaaatactattattgcAATTGCTACGAActtatgtgatttttttgtttctccTCGTTAAAAGGTTACGACGAAATAGAATGTAAGGACCGGTGCTGTTATCCGCGACAGGTCAGCGCATTGGAGAGAGAGAAGAATTACACTGCCAAAGGCTGTACGAGGAGAGCTAAAACTCAGTGCAGGTTAGTTATCAGCCGTATTTCTGTGGTCTTTATGAAATTTTGGTCATAACAACATTGATGTTGAACAAAATCTAGATACAAAATTCCGAACAAAAGTGATCGTTAAAACTTTCTACTTTTTTCAACATCATTGGTATTTAAAGATATGatacaaacacaatttttaCTAACTTATAGCAGTAATAGTTAACGTATTTTGCATTctcaacattatattaataaatacttccCCCTCGCAGTCCATCACAAGGCCCGTGCTGTAACGGCAACACGTGTGAGTTCGTGCCGTCGTACCGCAACCAGACGTGTCGCGAGGCCTCCGAGTGCAGCCACGCGTCCTTCTGCTCAGGGAACTCGGCCGACTGTCCGGAGCCCAGAGCCATGCCCAACCACACCAAGTGTAATAATGGTAAGTGATCTAAGGAAATTGTTGAGTAATGGTGTACGCGCGACTTTTTGTTTGACGTTGTCAACGTAAAAATTGCTTGCTTGGTTAAATTTCGAGAAGGTAAGAAATAAGGATTAAATCGTCATGTTTATCTTTCGTAAATACTCgggagtaaaccgttgcatcatttaataatgaatcagccccacgatagttattataaaatatctttgtcaattttttcaGTGCAAGcgatattattgtttgttgttgttgacCGAGTGGTTGTGTTACCAGGCACGCAGCTGTGCCTGGGCGGCGAGTGCAGCGGCTCGATCTGCCTGGCGTGGAACATGAGCGAGTGCTTCCTGTCGTCTGCGCCGCGCGCGCGCGGGGACGGCGTGTCGGCCGTGGCGGACCGGCGCGCGCTGTGCCAGCTGGCGTGCCAGACCGGCCCGCGCCCGGACTCCTGCCGCAGTACGGCGGACTTCGCGGCGCGCGTGGGCCTGCCGCCCGGCGGGATCAGTCTGCGGCCCGGCTCGCCCTGTGATAACTTCCAGGTGGGGTTATGGCGCTTAGCGCTTTTAAAACTAGAGTAATAATAAGGTTTTACGCGACGGGACAAAAACCTTGTTGAACCcagtttgaaacaaaaatgttaatattacaattaattctTTCAGGGTTACTGCGATGTGTTCCTTAAATGCCGCGCAGTAGACGCGGAAGGTCCGCTGGCACGGCTGAAGAACCTGCTGCTGAACCGCGCCACACTACAGACCGTGCAGGCCTGGGTCACGGAGCAGTGGTGGGCCGTGCTACTGGCAGGAGTGGCGCTCATCGTGTGTATGGGGGCCTTCGTTAAGTGCTGCGCCGTGCACACGCCTTCTTCCAACCCCAAGCGACCGCCTGCCAGGTACTTATACTCACTATTGGGCCTATGctttaattgaataaagaacCTCGGGTTGTATAACTCGGGAAATCGCGCACATTCTGATGTAAGAGTGTATACATGGTGccgatattattatatttctgcagtagaataatataacattgttgTAAACACAGACGGTTGTCGGAGACGCTACGGCGACCGATGAACACATTGCGGCGTATGCGGCACGCGGGCGGGGCGGGCAGCGCCGCCGCGGCTGGACGCTCGCCTGCGCGGGCGCCGCGTCCCGGACATAGGCGCGCGCGGACACATAAAGGTTACGCACCGCCGCTCACGTATGCACACAGAGATCTCGGTAACTATTAcaccaacataatatatttatatcttcttCGTCTAACATTGATAGAAAGCTAATATATGAAATGTTGATGCAGTAGCAGCATCGGCGCCGGCAGGGCCGAGCGGCAGACGGGGCGAGCCGTACGCGAACGCGTACCCGCAGTCGTACGAGATGCGGCCGCCGCAGAAGGTCTGACAGTACGAGTACgtcgcgggcgcgggcggcggcgaggcggcgCTGGAGCTGGTGGCGCTGGCGCCGGGCGTGCCGCTGCTGCTGGGCTACGTGTACCGCGAGGACGCGCGCACCGTCACCGTGGGCTCGCAGACCACCATCACGCTGCACTCGCCCGACGCGCTGGCCGTCACGCGCCCGCCGGACCGCCCGCGCGACGGCCCGCGCGACCGCCCGCCGCCCGACATGTAGGCCGCGCCGGGGACACACTTATTTGCTCAACGCGGGCCGGCGCGAGCGGTCCGCCCTCTCTGAGCtcaaatgtagaaaatattcGCATGCCACGCGGCGATcgatcaaattattatttttatacagaaaatacCAGGGAACTCTTAGGGACGGCGCGATGACCGTGTGAACCAGTGATACGTTTTAACTGTTCAGTAGAGTGTTGTTCCCGTAACCGgacatttatgtatatttttgtatataaatggaGAGGTATACAAAGGCTACGATGTAAAAATATCATACGACTATAAACCAGAACGTTCATACCGACTCTTAGAGATAATTGTAAAGTAACTGCATTGTTTTACTCGAATCTccgtaattgtaatttttatataaagttatttttaacgtATTTAATGTAACGTAAGTGGAATGTCGAGGTGCCATTATACCGATTTGTATTCCTGTTCCTTTAATAGTTAGTTCTTCATTTTTCACTCCATCGTGATAATGCATTCGACGTaatgtacattttataataatttcattagggctcaaataattacatattttcaaaatttgcaTTTAGTCTTCCTACGGCAATGAATATACTTTTTGgtattcgtttattttatttatcctatTTTAAGTAGAGTGTAATGTGGAATTCAACAATATTGCCAAATGATCAAATGTTATTAGACTGAACCATGTTGCTAAGATGACATTTACAAACTCATTCCTTGTATTATTTAGTAACTGTATGAGTTGTGCGCAGAGTGGCTCAAGTGGTTTCCACGCATTGTGTTGAATGGTGTTCTAACAAACTTGCATATCACACACCGCTCCCTTCCTATTCCTCCTATACCTGTGTATCCGAATGTTTTGTCGTACAGTCCAATTGATCTCTTTGATAGATTACGAGATTATGTTTACAATCTTATTGCGTAGTATTATTACTTTCCGTCGTGCAAGCCAAAGAgcatgatgtatttttattatttctatacattGTAATATTAAGAATCGGTCTTATAAGTATACCATATTAATGCCATTTTATTAGTGAATGTCGAAACAATACGCAAGTTCTTGTAATTGTACTATAATactgtatatttgtatgtatgtaaactGAGGGTAATGTTCTGTTGTAGAATGACTTGACCAATCGTGTAACCGACGGATACATTATGTCCGTCAATAGTAGTACTCAATGGCATTATTTCTCCTAAGTGTAAGCTAGATTACCGtaatagattatttaaatgacaatgtgaatatttttaattaacaagatGAATGTTACAACAtgtgatttcaaaataataaaaaaacaataaattttacatgAATTCGATACTTTCATTTACTTTCTTCTGTTCGTATAACTTTATTGACCTTAGCCCAATTTCCTTTCCGAATCTTATTCGGCTAGAAATTTAGTCCAGGCCAACATCAGTATCATCATAAGACTACCCGGTACAAAGAAACAAGTATTGAAATacgtctaatatttttatatattgaaatttctatctatattaCAAGTCTGTAACACAGATAGTATGAAGTCTTCTCACAAATTCTACTTTCCATGGGTTTTATTGAATTGTATAACgtgaataaaacaaagtttatatatttttcgaGTTTAATAAAGGATATATCTGTATATACAAGGTACAAAAGTATCGTATCAATAACTAGACAATAAACAGCGATCGAATAAATATCGACGTGTAAGTCAATacctataaaatacaaattaatgcaataaattagCATGTGCCACAATGCATTCAATTTCACTTATCTAGACTTTAAAAAAGCACGAAGTGAATTTAATAAAGCTGTGCATagatacaacaacaaaaaagaagaaCCGAGATATCTTCCATGCGTGGAAACGATTCATAAAAacgtaaaaatctattttgtcgaaaatatgtatacatattatattaataaatatttcagaaagTTTGTTTGATTTATCGAAAAAACGAAAAATCTGTTAAATGAATTTGTTGAGGAATGACGTCAAAAAGGGTGCTcccgtatttattttatttttcgacaAAGCAATAACCAcgtctattattttttgataattaactTCATAGACGAAAACAGTCAACATCATCTACACATACAGCGGAGCGCATTAGTCATACGAATCAGTAGCTTCCGTAATCCAAACGGATTTCCTATTAACTACagtaatgatataattacatacaaacaattgtattactatgtaggtacctatttatcTATGTACCAGTGCTCGTTGCTATTGACTATTACATTGAATGATTGAATCAACTATAAATAGAGATATTCGTAAACCTAATGTAGTTGGTGTTATAAGTTAGGTTAATTTTATCTTACATATGAACATTGCAGTGCTATTTTCTGAATTTAATGGTTAAAAACGTTGAAATGTGTTTTCTTTAGGAATagtagtatttattatattataatcataaaataaaaaacttaatacattatgtaacttttcaataatattttcagtggATCAAATTAACAAACTACATGATTTTAGACTTTTAGGCGGTGTCTACTCAATCTCAGAATGTAATGATACTAAACTACAATTTTGAAGTATCTATGAACTATAAAAGCGTCACGGCAATTATATAACTAATCACCTAAAGTATTCACGCATCTCTGTGATCCATACAAGTTAATGAACTCCACGGATTtgttattacaatatattaatcaataataaatctttgacaATAATTGAACTGCGATGTTTTCTTATAAAGTATCTActttaactaaatatattaaaataaaaacgattacaCCTAAAATATTTGCTTACAAGAAAATCCAATAGATATTAGTACTGAAAGGAATAGAATAACAGTCTCATTAAATCTAAATCTTTTGAAAAACAGTTACaggtttttatttcagaagtataaataaaatgattcatCAACGTGTcgataataatttcaaatatgaacatattaaaaatgaatgccTTAATAATACTCGCAGTATTGGAATTTGTCTATACAACGACATAGTGTAATAATAAACTATGGTGTAACTAACATGCTACGCAGAATGCTTTTGTCTTTCGTCGTCTAgaacaaaatcattataaatgcAATGCCATTTGTTCTTGCTTGTACACTTCGTGATAAGCGTTACGTATTAGAACGTATGGGAAGCAAGATTCTAGCAAGTCCATCGTAAGGAATGGTGATTCTTGAACAATTAAGTCCAAAAGAAGATAAACAGATTCTCGGTTCTTTATAGCTTCTTTGTCGGTCTCCTGACCGAGGCGAAGCAGAGACGAAGACGCTAGAGCCAAAAACTCTTTCATACGATCTTCGATGTCGCCTTGGCCACAAATAGTGAACAGTGCGCCAAAGATGTGGTTTATTGCAGGTGCCATACAATGGATATTATTTGCATGGCCTTCTAGAGAAGGTCTATAGAATGAACCTTCATTGCGAGCCAGTCTGGGCAGAGAAACAGCTACGAACACCATTAAGAAACATACAATGAGATGCTCCTCTTCCTCTACGTCAGTTTTATGTTGGCGTAGGGCTGAAGCTAACGTGGGGTCTACCTTGCAAGCCAAACCCGCGGCTGAACACATTTCCGATATTACTCGCATTGGATCGCCGCTTGGCAGTTGTTGCTGAAAATCTTTGATTGAGCTAATTAGGAATGGAATGCGTCGCTCCAAAACATCCAATAGTGACTCTTGTGCCACTTGTCTAAAGCTCAAAATGACGCCAATTATTGTCATTCTTTGCAAAACGTTGTCTACGTGTTGGAGTCTTTTGAACTGTTCTCTCATTATTTCAGGTTTATCAAAGTGTGTCCTAAGCATTTGAAGCACTTCCTTGTTCTGAACAACTAATTTCTTTAGCTCTTGGACTTGACTCGCAATATGCCACATCAGTGTTTCGCTTAGCAACTTCATGCCGTAAGGTCCGATCAGTTCAGCCAATGCTCGAAGTTCATTAATGTCCGAATACTCTTCAGCATTAAATGGAATTGCCCCTTCTGCTGTCAGACTTACAAAAGCTTTTTGATTCATGGAAAAGCAGATACTTCCAGCGCTGACCCTCCTGAGTAAGATTTCCGAATACCACTGCGTGTAGAGTGAGGCTATGGTTTTTTCCCCGTGACTGTctgtgttttgtgtttgttgcAAAAGGCAATTGTTAAACACTCTCGTTATATCAATATGGACATAATTTTCAACTGTTTGCAGTACATTCATGTACGCTCGTACACTGACCAATAACTCTGATGGTTTGGCGATTTCACTAGTATCCTGATTAAACATCACCATGCCAACAAGTGCCTTCGAAAATCTAGTCTCTAAATGCTGATGCAAATACTCGCGAGGTGCGAATGTATATTCCCATACATTGACAGTAGCGCAATAGTTAATAGCGTAACATAGCTCTGTTAGTGCCATGTGTAGTTTGTCCATAGTGGTGAGGACTTCTCTAGTCTTCCTGTAACTCTCAGCTCCTGGCTGGACGATTGCCAttgtattctttttgtttttatctttcttcTTCCTATTAGCCAGGTGTGCAATAGTTTGCGCACAATGTTTCGGAAGTAACTTGTCGCTCATTGTGCATTGTTCATCACAAATTGTAGTGATTATGTTTTTAGCTTCTTTTGCCATTTcatctaaaaatatgtttacaactGAGAGACTCCTTTCTCTAATGTGGTGTCTTTCTTCGGGGCATAACTCATGAGTGCAGTTTTGGAAGTGACTGCAAATTAGCGGGAATGCAATAATGTAGCGATTTTGAGCTGGAAATTCAAGGCACAAGTGGAATTGACTTTCAAAGATTTTACTGTAAAAACAGAACAGGGATAAGTCAGATGTTTCGACCATTATTTCATCGAGATTATCAACCATTTTTGTGTGGAAGACcattttatcaataaactgTGCTAATTCCCTTTGATCAACGAGACTGAACGCAGCTTTGGCAACTGAAGTGTATGTCTGCAGCCTGAACCAGTCTAGCCGGAAGGCACGGAAATCGAATAATTCATTATCTTCAACTTGCTTTATACTCAGATTGGCAGCAGTGCTGCACAATGACGAAAGGATTATGTTTTCATCGTCGGGATTAACTTGGAGATTCTGTATCATCAAGTTTAATGCTACAGCATCAAACCCTGACAGATATTGCACGTAGTATCTCTGCATAACTTGGCTGTATTTTCTCACTAGAGCTCGGAGCTCCTCCATATGGAACAAAAGTTCTGGAAGCTGGCGGTCCTCCAAATCTTCAGCAGCTTTGCCCTTTACTTTTTGGGGAGGATTATCATTGTGTCGCAATAGCCAGAACACTTCATCTCTTGCATAGCAAAGaccaataaaaattaacaaggCTTTCGGTCCTAACAATCCTGGCTGGTCTGTTAGTATGAGACCTAATTCTTTCAATGCAGTTCTCAAAAACTTTCGCCTTTCCCTGTGTTTGTAACCAGCCTTCTGCACAGCATGGTGATAACAATCCTTTACCTCAGATATTCTCTTGCCATAACCTTTTATACCATCAAAGTAACCTTGGATGTAGCTGTGAATGTAAATGACCTCATCACGGAATAATGCAACTACCCAGCCTGACTCTAAGGCACTAACCCACATCTTATTAGCATGGTCTTGTTGCAACATTTGATGGCAGATGGCAAAACCAAATATGACCCATCTCTCTAGGCATTCCAAAGACACATATTCACATGACATGGTGTTAGTTTCAGATGGTTTCAGAAGTTGTGCCGGGTTGCTAACTAAGCTTAACTTTTGTTCCGACCTCCAAGTGTCTGCTGTCAGATTTCTTGCAGGATATACTTGCCACAGAGAATTAAGTGCACTAGAGAGCACTTTTTGATGAGGGAGAAACTCTTCCGAAAGTTTTTTAAGAGGAGCGTCATAATCCAATATCATTTGTCCCAAGCGAGGGAAACTTGGATCAATTTGGTTGTTCACCATTTCATGGGCAGCATTGAATAAGCCTAGCACGGCTTTGCGATCTTCGACACGCGACAGCAAGatcattaaagaaatatatgttGTTATCAAATCTAGGTAATTTTTAGTCAGTTCAAAATTTAGTGTCAAGTCCAAAGTGACTTGACAGGCATCAAGAATATTTAGCAGTTCACAGACATTGTCTTTAAAGTCTAACAGATCTACAAATGTATAGTAGTACAGTGAAAGggatttaataatttcattacgAATGTTTGTGATGGCCTGAAGGCCTTTGACGTCAATGTTAGGGAATCTTCTTACAATATTCTTGATAGAAGACTCTAAAACCTTGTCAGAAAGAAATCCTGGTTTTGATTTGGCATCTCCACAAGCTTTCTTAATGTTGTAGATCCTGGTCAGCATTCCAATACCTCGGTCATTGAGAATGATGAGCTTCTCAGCCAGCTTCTGCTGGCTGATGTGGACTGATCTTGACAGTGTCGACATGGttctgtaaacaaaatttattcctCATCATACAAAAAATTTGACAGGAAAACTATagaatattatacataaatatgtaggtatattgagACTCAAATGGTTCTTATTACTAAGACGTTGAGGATAAAAccagcaaaaacaaaaataaataattagtaacaATTCAGTGTgtattctaaataatataatatataatgagtataaaatatactaatGATAATACATGTGTGgtgtaaaataaatgcaaaatcaccaatatttgttacatttaagtattttaaaacaaagttgaTTGTAATATCATGAGAAACTTACTTTCTATGAATTGTATTTATCTTAAACTCTAGCTgctaagtaaatatattttgatgtcaGTCGCATAAACTAAGCATAAGAATTTATTCAACTCCACAATAGAAATCATAGCATCAACTACAGACAAAAGAATTAGCGCAATAACCGCTAGTTCAATTCAGAACACTGAGGTACAATTCAGAATCAATTGCATGATTAGCAACGCCAAATACAAATTGGTGTTATCACATCCTTCCTGATTACACAAATTGAACTGTTTGCTTAGCTCTCAAGGTATCACTACATTTTTACCGCACTAGTAAACGTTTATCAACTAATAATAGATAGTACGATAGTCTAAGCTTGAGTAGATTCAGAGAACCATCAGAGTAATGATGAATAAATATGCTTGAATCATAGTTACCTTACACTGTGCTAGATCTCAACGTACCAACTTTACACGTTAAGTCAATGTTTCATGGTATTCAGTTCACTGAATCGGTTAGAGGAGATTCATTTTTTAGTCCTTTACGCTTcacttaaatatgtttttatcaaTAATCAAGGAAAAGGGAGTGTCAGAAACGCTATCGTATCGCCCATTTACGAgaatttgacatttcatttcatttcgaaATGTTGGTACCGAAACAGTATTGCCATGTCGATGTTTAAATTGTACTTTAGCGCATGCTCTTGATATTTGGtattattttcaaccgacttcaaaaaggagaagGCTCCCAATTCGCGTTGCTACCGCAAAACTGAGTTACTGATTGTGTGGATCCTTATTTCTCCTAACGTGaaaaagctgtcatttggtactatgaaaatatcatcaacattggctcagtagttttcatttgaagtcagttgtatgCTTTTAATGCCTCTTCATCTGCATGGTTTGTACTACGTGAATGCGTACCCCGTTTGTGGCATCGGAAAAAAATGGTTCGATTCGGTTCGGAAGTGTAATATAAGTGTATAGTCTGTTTTGTATAAGTATGTATTAGTATAGTGCATTTTAATGTTGatgaatcaaataaataaagtgtacATTTCTTGCAGGGCACGATAATCAAAAGTCGACCTAgtcccaaaaaaaaatgtgcgaTTATTAAATTGGCGAGGGCTCTCCAATTTATAGCGAAAAGATTATGCTGTGTTTAGTGATATCCGATATAGCAATCaccatcatattttttttatcattacaataataatactgaACCCAGAAAAAAAGTGATTTAAAGATTTTCAACAGATataataaagaagaataaaatcgttttattatcCCTAATATTGCGTGATATTGCCATCTAGGAATAAGGGGTTGACAGTACTTGACAGGAAATTTTAGTTACTTGACGTGACGCTAACTTCATCTTTCTGAATGAAACGTCATTGTGTTTTATCAATCGGAATAAATCACGTTATTTATTTGCTGGATAATTAGTATGTGACCCATaacaaagtttataattaaacaccCAGAAAGTTATATTCATTAGAATTTTGTGACCGGTGGCAGAAATAACTCATAAACCATGCCGCGGATTATGATAAAGGGTGGCGTTTGGCGCAACACCGAGGTTTGTGATTTTACCTGAATTACGCACGGATAAATCGCTGGGATTCTTGCTCTAgaagtaattttatgtttaattgtcTGTTTAGGATGAAATCCTTAAAGCGGCGGTAATGAAATATGGGAAAAACCAATGGTCCCGTATTGCATCGCTGCTGCACAGGAAGTCCGCAAAACAATGCAAAGCTCGTTGGTACGAGTGGCTGGATCCGAGCATCAAGAAGACAGAATGGTCTCGCGAGGAGGACGAGAAGCTGCTGCACTTGGCCAAGCTCATGCCCACACAATGGAGGACCATTGCTCCTATCATTGGACGTACAGCAGCACAATGCCTCGAAAGATACGAATATTTACTGTaagttatatttgtaaaaaaaaatgaaaattggtgatatttatatttagaaatctaAAGTTCATTTTCATTAATGATAATCTGAATATTCAGCATAAATTTATATAACCTGTTTGCTGTGATTTTCAACGAACTTGAATTTTAGATATCTTGCTAATAGGAAATTATTCATGATCATAGTTTGATATAATCTATTTACTCTGTTAACTTTAATCATTCAGCGATCAAGCTCAAAAGAAGGAAGAAGGGGAGGATATGGGTGATGATCCCCGCAAGCTAAAGCCAGGAGAAATAGATCCCAACCCAGAGACAAAACCAGCCAGACCTGATCCAAAGGACATGGATGAAGATGGTAAGTGCAACAACCCTGATAATCTGGTGATGAagattagaaatatatatgtttatgtACACCTGTGGACCACATTAGGCTAAATTGAGTTGTTGATTTTTAGCCAACAGCTTTGCCAGTGCCAGATAATCAATCACTTCTTTAATATCCTTGTGCttgatcaaaaaaaaattgtggtcAATACTAATTGTCTCCATTTTTACCCACCAAAACCATTTATCTAGAAACTTATATCACACTGATTATGCAAAAGTAGGTCAAATATGAAAACTGTAGAAAAAAAGATATTGTAACacattctcataaaaaaatatttttttttagaacttgAAATGCTGTCAGAAGCCCGAGCTCGTCTTGCCAACACACAAGGGAAAAAGGCAAAGAGGAAGGCCCGTGAAAAGCAGTTGGAGGAGGCACGGAGACTGGCTGCCTTGCAAAAGAGGAGGGAACTGAGTGCTGCGGGCATTGCTGTCCCAATCAGGTAAGGGTTTCTCTAACAAAGAGATTTCATAAACATCTTTATCCTTATACCATTCCTTAGAAAATATAAGATGTTTATACTTGTATGTTCTACCTTTCAGATTACAGAACCCCTATAACCATGAACATCTTTCCTGCTTTCTAGATAGTATATAAATCTTATATATATAGTTATAGAAatctttaaaaatcaattcagttttaaattatatctttattttcataGGCGAAAGAAGAAGCGTGGTGTTGACTACAACTCTGAGATACCTTTTGAGAAGAAACCTTCAGCTGGGTTTTATGATACGTCTACGGAAGTAGTAGACCCAATGGCGCCAGATTTCTCTAGACTGAGACAACAGCATCTTGATGGAGAATTACAATCAGAAAAGGAAGAGGTAAGGCATCACAAGCATAAATAAAGTGTGTTGTTATATTTCCATGATTTTCTTCTAGTTTAAAAGTCTTGATTGTAATGTTTGTTGTAGAGAGACAGACGTAAGGACAAGCAGAAGTTAAAACAACGCAAAGAGAATGATGTGCCTCAAGCTATGCTGCAGGGCGACCAGCCGGCGAGGAAGCGTAGCAAACTGGTGCTACCGGAACCACAAGTTACTGATCAGGTAATGTATTAGTACCTAAGAGGGTGAATGTGTGACTGATGAATAATCTTCCACCAATTTCGGTAACTGCGACTGCTTCGACTCTATTGGCGTGCGTGCGTGTGTCGAGCTCTCGACTCATCTCGTTTGGCATCCAGCTCAGAAAGCCGGCGTTCTTCAAAGTGATTGATATATGTTGTGTGTTGCATGCAGGAGCTGCAGCAGGTGGTGAAGCTGGGCCGCGCGTCGGAGGCGGCGCGCTcgtgcgcgggcggcgcgggcgcgcccACGGACGCGCTGCTGGCGCAGTACGCGctcgcgcccgccgcgcccgccgcgctgcgCACGCCGCAGCCGCATCACGACAGGTCCGCTGCTCCACACCGCGAGACAAGATAACAGTGGCGAGCCACTAAAGTGCCCTGAACACATAACACGTTGACATAACTGCAAATGCACCACACATGCCATTTTATTGTGATCATTTTATATTGCACT
This region of Trichoplusia ni isolate ovarian cell line Hi5 chromosome 14, tn1, whole genome shotgun sequence genomic DNA includes:
- the LOC113500624 gene encoding membrane-associated protein Hem, producing MSTLSRSVHISQQKLAEKLIILNDRGIGMLTRIYNIKKACGDAKSKPGFLSDKVLESSIKNIVRRFPNIDVKGLQAITNIRNEIIKSLSLYYYTFVDLLDFKDNVCELLNILDACQVTLDLTLNFELTKNYLDLITTYISLMILLSRVEDRKAVLGLFNAAHEMVNNQIDPSFPRLGQMILDYDAPLKKLSEEFLPHQKVLSSALNSLWQVYPARNLTADTWRSEQKLSLVSNPAQLLKPSETNTMSCEYVSLECLERWVIFGFAICHQMLQQDHANKMWVSALESGWVVALFRDEVIYIHSYIQGYFDGIKGYGKRISEVKDCYHHAVQKAGYKHRERRKFLRTALKELGLILTDQPGLLGPKALLIFIGLCYARDEVFWLLRHNDNPPQKVKGKAAEDLEDRQLPELLFHMEELRALVRKYSQVMQRYYVQYLSGFDAVALNLMIQNLQVNPDDENIILSSLCSTAANLSIKQVEDNELFDFRAFRLDWFRLQTYTSVAKAAFSLVDQRELAQFIDKMVFHTKMVDNLDEIMVETSDLSLFCFYSKIFESQFHLCLEFPAQNRYIIAFPLICSHFQNCTHELCPEERHHIRERSLSVVNIFLDEMAKEAKNIITTICDEQCTMSDKLLPKHCAQTIAHLANRKKKDKNKKNTMAIVQPGAESYRKTREVLTTMDKLHMALTELCYAINYCATVNVWEYTFAPREYLHQHLETRFSKALVGMVMFNQDTSEIAKPSELLVSVRAYMNVLQTVENYVHIDITRVFNNCLLQQTQNTDSHGEKTIASLYTQWYSEILLRRVSAGSICFSMNQKAFVSLTAEGAIPFNAEEYSDINELRALAELIGPYGMKLLSETLMWHIASQVQELKKLVVQNKEVLQMLRTHFDKPEIMREQFKRLQHVDNVLQRMTIIGVILSFRQVAQESLLDVLERRIPFLISSIKDFQQQLPSGDPMRVISEMCSAAGLACKVDPTLASALRQHKTDVEEEEHLIVCFLMVFVAVSLPRLARNEGSFYRPSLEGHANNIHCMAPAINHIFGALFTICGQGDIEDRMKEFLALASSSLLRLGQETDKEAIKNRESVYLLLDLIVQESPFLTMDLLESCFPYVLIRNAYHEVYKQEQMALHL